In one Rhea pennata isolate bPtePen1 chromosome 17, bPtePen1.pri, whole genome shotgun sequence genomic region, the following are encoded:
- the ALKBH2 gene encoding DNA oxidative demethylase ALKBH2 produces the protein MDRYVLKRAASGQEPPGPRAAAAAGEAGPRGGKRPRREAAGAEPPPPWREIRAEGLRCDYGVLFGAAEADGIFQELEKEVEYLGGELTKLHVFGKWHSIPRKQVTYGDPELTYTYSGVTFSPKPWIPVLDHIRDRVALHTGHTFNFVLINRYKDGCDHIGEHRDDERELVPRSPIASVSFGACRDFIFRHCDSRGKNATRHIKPIKLQLAHGSLLMMKYPTNVYWYHSLPIRKRVLAPRINLTFRKVMPLAGK, from the exons ATGGACCGATACGTGCTCAAGCGGGCGGCGAGCGGCCAAGAGCcccccgggccgcgggcggcggcggcggcgggggaggccgggccccgcggcgggaagaggccgcggcgggaggcggcgggcgcggagccgccgccgccgtggcgGGAGATCCGGGCGGAGGGGCTGAGGTGCGACTACGGGGTGCTCTTCGGCGCAGCCGAGGCGGACGGGATTTTCcaggagctggagaaggaggTGGAGTACTTGGGAG GTGAGCTGACAAAATTGCATGTGTTTGGCAAATGGCATAGCATTCCAAGGAAGCAGGTGACCTATGGCGATCCTGAGTTAACATACACTTACTCAGGCGTTACCTTTTCCCCTAAGCCGTGGATCCCAGTTCTCGACCATATCAGAGACCGCGTTGCTTTGCACACTGGACATACTTTTAATTTTGTCCTTATTAACAG GTATAAAGATGGTTGTGACCACATAGGTGAACATCGAGATGATGAAAGAGAACTGGTTCCACGCAGTCCTATTGCATCTGTGTCATTTGGAGCTTGCAGAGACTTTATTTTCAGGCATTGTGATTCCAGAGGGAAAAACGCAACACGCCACATTAAGCCCATCAAACTGCAACTAGCCCACGGTAGTCTGCTGATGATGAAGTATCCCACCAACGTGTATTGGTATCACAGCCTGCCCATCCGCAAGAGAGTACTTGCCCCAAGAATCAACCTGACATTTCGGAAAGTGATGCCTCTAGCCGGAAAGTGA